Proteins encoded in a region of the Rutidosis leptorrhynchoides isolate AG116_Rl617_1_P2 chromosome 9, CSIRO_AGI_Rlap_v1, whole genome shotgun sequence genome:
- the LOC139867211 gene encoding cytochrome P450 81Q32-like, which translates to MDHVYITLAILSAFSFLFVTKFRRKPPNLPPTIFPTIPIIGHLYLLKKPLYKTFATLSAKHGPILLLRFGSRCVLLVSSPSLANECFTKNDIIFANRPRLLTGKILGSNYTSIGWAPYGAHWRNLRKISTVEIFSSHRLQELQYIRANEGQLVVGKLLSECSSPVNLKTMFHELTLNLMMRMIAGKRYFGGDDMDVEGNRFKEILRESVLLAGSSNLGDYIPILNWLGVKGLEPRLIALQKMRDEFFQGLIDQHRNIEVGNKKNTMIQVLLKLQETDPEYYTNELIKTFVLNLISAGIDTTAATMEWAFALLLNHPQVLKKAQNEIDTHVGEHRLVDESDITSLHYLHCIVNETLRMYHPAPLPLPHESSEDCVVGGYHIPRGTTLIVNLWSLHHGPNLWSEPETFDPERFKGIEGTRDDFRFMPFGSGRRICPGDELSMRMIELILGLLIQCFNWERVGEEMVDMSEGPGFTMAKAHPLLAKCRPRPMTFNLVSQV; encoded by the exons ATGGATCATGTGTACATAACCCTCGCAATACTCTCTGCTTTTTCATTTTTGTTCGTCACTAAATTCCGTCGCAAACCACCCAACCTTCCACCAACTATCTTCCCAACAATCCCAATTATCGGTCACCTTTACCTCTTAAAAAAACCACTCTATAAAACCTTTGCTACTCTTTCCGCAAAACACGGACCAATTCTTTTACTCCGGTTTGGGTCCCGCTGCGTCCTCTTAGTCTCGTCCCCATCGCTCGCCAATGAATGCTTTACCAAAAACGATATCATATTCGCTAACCGTCCTCGTTTACTAACCGGAAAGATTCTCGGGTCCAACTACACCAGCATAGGTTGGGCCCCATACGGGGCCCACTGGCGCAACCTTCGCAAGATCTCAACCGTTGAGATCTTCTCATCTCACCGTCTCCAAGAACTTCAATACATTCGCGCGAATGAAGGACAACTTGTTGTAGGGAAATTGTTATCTGAATGTTCGTCACCGGTTAACTTAAAGACGATGTTTCATGAGTTGACGTTAAACTTGATGATGAGGATGATAGCTGGGAAAAGGTATTTTGGTGGAGACGATATGGATGTTGAAGGAAATCGGTTTAAGGAGATATTGAGGGAATCGGTTTTGTTAGCTGGTTCGTCGAATTTAGGCGATTACATACCGATTTTAAATTGGTTAGGAGTGAAAGGATTGGAGCCTAGATTGATCGCGTTGCAAAAGATGAGAGATGAGTTCTTTCAAGGGTTGATTGATCAACATAGAAACATTGAAGTTGGTAATAAGAAAAACACAATGATTCAAGTGTTGTTGAAGTTGCAAGAAACAGATCCTGAGTACTACACCAATGAACTTATTAAAACCTTTGTTTTG AACCTAATATCAGCTGGTATTGATACTACTGCTGCAACTATGGAATGGGCTTTTGCACTTTTGCTAAACCATCCACAAGTTCTAAAGAAGGCTCAAAATGAAATTGACACTCATGTGGGCGAACACCGTCTTGTTGATGAATCAGACATAACCAGCTTACATTACCTTCATTGTATTGTGAACGAGACTTTGCGGATGTACCATCCCGCCCCACTTCCATTACCACACGAGTCATCCGAAGATTGTGTGGTCGGAGGCTATCATATCCCACGTGGGACCACTCTTATCGTAAATCTATGGTCCTTACATCATGGCCCCAATTTATGGAGTGAACCTGAAACGTTTGATCCAGAAAGGTTTAAAGGGATTGAAGGGACAAGAGATGATTTTAGGTTCATGCCATTTGGGTCTGGAAGGAGGATTTGTCCTGGGGACGAATTGTCTATGCGTATGATCGAGTTAATATTGGGGTTACTTATTCAATGTTTCAACTGGGAAAGGGTTGGTGAAGAGATGGTTGATATGAGCGAGGGTCCCGGGTTCACCATGGCCAAGGCTCATCCTTTGTTAGCCAAGTGTAGACCGCGCCCGATGACCTTCAATTTAGTGTCTCAAGTTTGA